A stretch of the Clostridia bacterium genome encodes the following:
- the rsfS gene encoding ribosome silencing factor: METEKLIEKIVALLAAHKCQNIVVIDVKDKTDVAEAFVVCSARNPNLGRAAYDETTGKLEEEGIYASRADGLKDGRWIVIDYDRVIVHIFHTSMRDLYQFEKLWANADGSNVTAVADE, encoded by the coding sequence ATGGAAACTGAAAAATTGATCGAAAAAATCGTCGCGCTTTTGGCGGCGCATAAGTGTCAAAACATCGTCGTGATCGACGTTAAGGATAAGACGGACGTCGCCGAAGCTTTCGTCGTTTGTTCGGCGCGCAATCCGAACCTCGGAAGGGCCGCTTACGACGAGACGACGGGAAAACTCGAAGAAGAGGGGATCTACGCTTCCCGTGCGGACGGCTTGAAAGACGGAAGATGGATCGTCATCGATTACGATCGCGTGATCGTCCATATTTTCCACACGAGTATGCGCGATCTTTATCAATTCGAGAAACTTTGGGCAAACGCAGACGGAAGCAACGTGACCGCCGTGGCGGACGAATAA
- the yqeK gene encoding bis(5'-nucleosyl)-tetraphosphatase (symmetrical) YqeK, whose protein sequence is MIGIFGGAFDPPHQEHVSIVKGLLKSGRFEKIVLLPSGNSPHKDHVSPFSARKKMIEEAYKGVSVEIDETETTFEGRAYSSCVLPVLKKKYGEIGFIIGGDSLLAFRSWHEPKEVLKICPIFVVPRGDEEISDLRAFALELTKEFGGQITVVEEVKGRAVSSSVLRAAIALGADAPDLPKGVKEIAFAENLYAEKKAMAEKVKAALPEKRWNHTCGVVLTGIEMAEKFGVDKEKAFVACLLHDCMKYSEVVHKGVPEDAIGTKVLHAFNGAEEAKIAYGVTDEDVINAVRYHTTGRAAMSDLEKLVYLADVVEPNRHYAGVEEIRAAAFRNLDEGFVLSLKRSYELLLQTGKPVYYLTVECYNYYCK, encoded by the coding sequence ATGATAGGGATTTTCGGCGGAGCGTTCGATCCTCCGCATCAAGAACACGTTTCGATCGTTAAAGGTCTTTTGAAAAGCGGGCGTTTCGAGAAGATCGTCCTTTTGCCGTCTGGTAATTCTCCGCATAAGGATCACGTCTCGCCTTTTTCCGCTCGAAAGAAAATGATCGAGGAAGCGTATAAGGGAGTTTCCGTCGAGATCGATGAAACCGAGACGACTTTCGAAGGAAGAGCGTACTCTTCCTGCGTCTTGCCCGTCTTGAAGAAGAAGTACGGGGAGATCGGATTTATTATCGGCGGCGACAGCTTGCTCGCGTTCCGTTCTTGGCACGAGCCGAAAGAGGTTTTGAAGATCTGCCCGATCTTCGTCGTTCCCCGCGGAGATGAGGAAATTTCCGACCTTCGCGCCTTTGCTCTCGAACTGACGAAAGAATTCGGCGGTCAAATCACCGTCGTCGAAGAAGTCAAGGGCAGAGCGGTATCCTCGTCCGTCCTGCGCGCCGCGATCGCGCTCGGAGCGGATGCGCCCGATCTTCCGAAAGGAGTAAAAGAGATCGCATTTGCGGAAAACCTGTATGCGGAGAAGAAGGCGATGGCGGAAAAGGTGAAAGCCGCTCTTCCCGAAAAGAGGTGGAATCATACCTGCGGCGTCGTCTTGACCGGGATCGAAATGGCGGAGAAATTCGGCGTGGATAAAGAAAAGGCGTTCGTCGCTTGTTTGTTGCACGATTGTATGAAATACTCGGAAGTCGTCCACAAGGGCGTCCCCGAAGACGCGATCGGGACGAAAGTCCTGCACGCGTTCAACGGCGCGGAAGAAGCGAAGATCGCGTACGGCGTGACGGATGAGGACGTCATTAACGCCGTCCGTTATCACACGACGGGGCGCGCGGCGATGAGCGATCTCGAAAAACTCGTCTATCTCGCGGACGTCGTCGAACCGAATCGGCACTACGCGGGCGTGGAAGAGATTCGCGCGGCGGCGTTTCGAAATTTGGACGAAGGCTTCGTTCTTTCTCTGAAACGGAGCTACGAACTTTTGCTTCAAACGGGCAAACCCGTTTATTATTTGACGGTCGAGTGCTATAACTATTATTGCAAATAG
- a CDS encoding YhbY family RNA-binding protein: MNSKTRSKLISIAMTTPTTVQIGKNGLTETVIDQINESLEDHELVKISVLRSADQSAKGMIAEVAEKTSAEPVQAIGNKIVLYRLSHKEGIKHIALDEAFN, from the coding sequence ATGAACAGTAAGACAAGAAGTAAATTGATATCCATCGCAATGACGACCCCGACGACCGTTCAGATCGGCAAAAACGGTTTGACGGAAACCGTGATCGACCAGATCAACGAATCCTTGGAAGATCACGAACTCGTTAAGATCTCCGTCCTCCGCTCCGCAGATCAAAGCGCGAAGGGAATGATCGCGGAAGTCGCGGAAAAAACGTCCGCAGAACCCGTGCAAGCGATCGGGAACAAGATTGTTTTGTATCGCTTGTCGCATAAAGAAGGGATCAAGCACATTGCGCTTGACGAAGCGTTTAACTGA
- a CDS encoding YgiQ family radical SAM protein, translating into MPFLPVTKEELNGEQPDFVLVSADAYVDHPSFGHAIIARLIEREGFSVAVLAQPQNDADFTRFGEPKIGFMVSGGVVDSMVNNYTVAKIRRTTDVYSEGGEFGKRPDRVVTVYSNALKRLYPSVPVVIGGIEASLRRFAHYDYWADEVMPSILLSSKADLLMYGMGERPLWDLLRLVKKGVPLSSIKDVRGTCYAAEFSRLSEKTQTFLKEHARFCPSFEEVKESKEKYAKAFKLQSENSDYITGETLVQKHGDRYVIQNPPQKPLTTEEMDLVYSLPFMRTYHPSYKKGVPAIKEVKFSISSVRGCFGECSYCALTFHQGRRVQNRSEESILKEAESFTKDPEFKGYIHDVGGPTADFYGDACDKQKTLGACKNKRCIGYSRCPNLKVHHGEYLHLLRSLRAVKGVKKVFVRSGVRFDYIMYDEDKTFFKELVEHHVSGQLKVAPEHCSEKVLSYMNKPSFQTYLKFKQEYEKINKEIGKEQYLVPYFISSHPGSTLNDAIELAVYLHSIHSVPEQVQDFYPTPSTRSTCMYYTGLNPDDMKPVYVPKSREEKREQRALLQYGRPENYELVYAALVKAGRTDLIGNGPQCLIKPRKDRKPASERKTGAYAYSGAYSGAKPKQSGNPYSAKKKSAPSAYRAPKKKGDR; encoded by the coding sequence ATGCCGTTTTTACCCGTAACGAAAGAAGAATTGAATGGGGAACAGCCCGATTTCGTTTTGGTTTCCGCCGACGCGTACGTCGACCATCCCTCTTTCGGTCACGCGATCATTGCGCGCCTGATCGAGCGGGAAGGCTTTTCCGTCGCAGTCCTCGCGCAACCGCAAAACGATGCGGATTTTACCCGTTTCGGCGAGCCGAAGATCGGCTTTATGGTTTCGGGCGGCGTCGTGGACAGTATGGTGAATAATTACACCGTCGCGAAGATTCGCAGGACGACGGACGTGTACAGCGAGGGCGGCGAGTTCGGGAAAAGACCCGATCGCGTCGTGACTGTCTATTCGAACGCGTTGAAGCGCCTGTATCCCTCGGTTCCGGTCGTCATCGGCGGGATCGAAGCGAGCCTGCGCCGTTTCGCCCATTACGACTATTGGGCGGACGAAGTCATGCCCTCGATCCTTTTGTCGTCCAAGGCGGATCTTTTGATGTACGGAATGGGAGAGCGCCCGCTTTGGGATCTTTTGCGCCTCGTGAAAAAAGGCGTTCCGCTATCTTCGATCAAAGACGTTCGCGGGACCTGTTACGCCGCCGAGTTTTCCCGTCTTTCCGAAAAAACGCAAACCTTTTTGAAAGAACACGCGCGCTTTTGTCCCTCGTTCGAAGAGGTCAAAGAAAGTAAAGAAAAGTACGCGAAAGCCTTCAAACTTCAATCCGAAAACAGCGACTATATTACGGGCGAGACCCTCGTCCAAAAACACGGCGACCGTTACGTTATCCAGAATCCTCCGCAAAAACCGTTGACGACGGAGGAGATGGACCTCGTCTATTCCTTGCCTTTCATGCGGACGTATCATCCGTCGTATAAAAAAGGCGTGCCTGCGATCAAGGAAGTGAAATTTTCGATCAGTTCGGTGCGCGGATGCTTCGGGGAATGCAGTTATTGCGCATTGACTTTTCATCAGGGAAGGAGGGTGCAGAACCGCTCGGAAGAATCGATCTTGAAAGAAGCGGAAAGCTTTACGAAGGATCCCGAATTCAAAGGATATATTCACGACGTCGGCGGACCGACCGCCGATTTTTACGGAGACGCCTGCGATAAGCAAAAGACGCTCGGCGCTTGCAAAAACAAGCGTTGCATCGGGTATTCCCGTTGCCCGAATCTCAAAGTTCATCACGGCGAATATCTGCATTTGCTTCGTTCGCTTCGAGCGGTCAAAGGCGTCAAAAAGGTATTCGTCCGAAGCGGCGTTCGTTTCGATTACATAATGTACGACGAGGATAAAACCTTTTTCAAAGAGCTCGTCGAGCATCACGTCAGCGGTCAACTCAAAGTCGCGCCCGAGCATTGTTCCGAGAAAGTTTTGTCCTATATGAACAAACCTTCTTTCCAAACCTATCTGAAATTCAAGCAGGAGTATGAGAAAATCAATAAGGAGATCGGAAAAGAGCAGTATCTCGTTCCGTACTTCATTTCTTCTCATCCGGGATCGACCTTGAACGACGCGATCGAGCTCGCAGTCTATCTGCATTCGATCCATTCCGTCCCGGAGCAGGTGCAGGATTTTTATCCGACGCCGTCCACGAGATCGACCTGCATGTACTACACGGGCTTGAACCCGGACGATATGAAACCCGTCTACGTCCCGAAATCGCGAGAGGAAAAGCGCGAGCAGCGCGCCCTTTTGCAGTACGGGAGACCCGAGAATTACGAACTCGTGTACGCCGCGCTCGTCAAAGCGGGTAGGACGGATCTGATCGGGAACGGACCGCAGTGTCTGATCAAGCCGAGAAAGGACAGAAAGCCCGCTTCGGAAAGAAAGACGGGCGCGTATGCGTACTCCGGTGCGTACTCCGGCGCGAAGCCGAAGCAAAGCGGAAATCCGTACTCCGCGAAGAAAAAATCGGCTCCGAGCGCGTATCGCGCGCCCAAAAAGAAAGGGGATCGCTGA